A portion of the Micromonospora tarapacensis genome contains these proteins:
- a CDS encoding sulfite oxidase-like oxidoreductase, translating to MTPGFQGRPRSGAPDLPPGQYLTPDFPVLSAGPTPRVPRDQWEFVISTETGTQHRWSWDEMMALPQETPTVDIHCVTRWSKLGTTWRGVSLDTLLDGVDSAADYALAHCYGGYTTNLPLDDLRDGQAWLVHTFDGADLPAEHGGPARLLVPHLYFWKSAKWARGINLTVEDTPGFWETAGYHDYGDPWREQRYQGD from the coding sequence GTGACTCCGGGATTCCAGGGCCGGCCGCGTTCCGGGGCGCCGGACCTGCCTCCGGGGCAGTACCTGACTCCGGACTTTCCCGTCCTCTCCGCCGGCCCGACACCGAGGGTGCCGCGCGATCAGTGGGAGTTCGTCATCAGCACCGAGACCGGTACCCAACACCGGTGGAGCTGGGACGAGATGATGGCGCTGCCGCAGGAGACACCGACCGTCGACATCCACTGCGTCACCCGCTGGTCGAAGCTCGGCACCACCTGGCGGGGCGTCTCGCTGGACACCCTGCTCGACGGGGTGGACAGCGCGGCGGACTACGCCCTGGCCCACTGCTACGGCGGCTACACGACCAACCTGCCGCTGGACGACCTGCGTGACGGGCAGGCCTGGCTGGTACACACCTTCGACGGTGCGGACCTGCCCGCCGAGCACGGCGGCCCGGCCCGGCTGCTGGTACCCCACCTGTACTTCTGGAAGTCCGCCAAGTGGGCGCGCGGCATCAACCTCACGGTCGAGGACACCCCCGGGTTCTGGGAGACCGCCGGCTACCACGACTACGGAGACCCGTGGCGCGAGCAGCGGTACCAGGGCGATTGA
- a CDS encoding OsmC family protein encodes MPSSWLNEVAAATAEGGHIHTDDEALSTALASPLAPHCTGLTPSQLLAAAFASCLHHAAVEAAGGITDEAHTVQVRAEAKLGRDDDGRYRADVHASISSVGLSRQQLAELVEHADRLWPFSSDDDSRHRLTVTPAENGRH; translated from the coding sequence ATGCCGAGTTCCTGGCTGAACGAGGTTGCCGCCGCGACCGCCGAGGGCGGTCACATCCACACCGACGACGAGGCGCTGTCGACCGCCCTCGCCTCGCCGCTGGCGCCGCACTGCACCGGGCTGACCCCGTCGCAGCTGCTCGCCGCCGCCTTCGCGTCCTGCCTGCACCACGCCGCGGTGGAGGCGGCCGGCGGGATCACGGACGAGGCGCACACCGTGCAGGTGCGCGCGGAGGCGAAGCTCGGGCGCGACGACGACGGGCGGTACCGCGCCGACGTGCACGCCTCGATCTCGTCGGTGGGGCTGAGCCGGCAGCAGCTCGCCGAGTTGGTCGAGCACGCCGACCGGCTCTGGCCGTTCTCCAGCGACGACGACAGCCGGCACCGGCTCACCGTCACCCCGGCGGAGAACGGCCGGCACTGA
- a CDS encoding class I SAM-dependent methyltransferase, translating to MVIPDLGRSPAPVPPDADLRAEPGSFRDPANRVFHAGDDVLRALDETAAAHWRALAGSTFFPPLLAAGKVCGTEELPAGSVLSGLPAGSDLPAGSSRPAWATVLRHERIPFVSHPYEWSFAMLRDAALLHLEILRAALPAGFTTKDGSAYNLQWRGTEPVFIDVGSFAPLRDGEPWAGYRQFCQTLLYPLLLGAHLGLAFQPWLRAQVDGIPPEQMGPLFRGTRRLLPGVLTHVHLHGSVQRRNAATSTTDVRAQLRAAGYTRELAQATVRGMEKLVRRLDHQQPPTHWVDYQRTCGYSGDDRAGKERFVSAALGVAGRRRLVLDLGANDGRYARLAARHADYVVAVEQDPAVLDRLYRTLRGEGERRVLPLVMDLADPSPGGGWRGVERASFAARASADTVLALALVHHLAIGRNVPLPEVVACLAGFVAPGGRLVVEFVHPDDPMAARLLANKPDGIFPGYRRDAFEALLAAHGTVEDRLELPSGTRTLYRVARS from the coding sequence ATGGTGATTCCGGACCTGGGCCGGTCGCCCGCACCGGTGCCGCCCGACGCCGACCTGCGCGCGGAGCCCGGCTCCTTCCGGGACCCGGCCAACCGGGTCTTCCACGCCGGCGACGACGTGCTGCGCGCGCTCGACGAGACCGCCGCCGCGCACTGGCGGGCGCTGGCCGGCAGCACCTTCTTCCCGCCGCTGCTCGCCGCCGGCAAGGTCTGCGGCACCGAGGAACTGCCCGCCGGGTCGGTGCTGTCGGGCCTGCCGGCCGGATCGGACCTGCCCGCGGGATCGAGCCGGCCGGCCTGGGCGACGGTGCTGCGGCACGAGCGCATCCCGTTCGTCTCCCACCCGTACGAGTGGTCGTTCGCGATGCTGCGCGACGCCGCGCTGCTGCACCTGGAGATCCTGCGGGCGGCCCTGCCGGCGGGCTTCACCACCAAGGACGGCTCGGCGTACAACCTGCAGTGGCGCGGCACCGAGCCGGTCTTCATCGACGTGGGGTCCTTCGCCCCGCTGCGCGACGGTGAACCGTGGGCCGGCTACCGGCAGTTCTGCCAGACGCTGCTCTATCCGTTGCTGCTCGGCGCCCACCTGGGACTGGCGTTCCAGCCGTGGCTGCGGGCCCAGGTCGACGGCATCCCGCCGGAGCAGATGGGTCCGCTGTTCCGGGGCACCCGCCGGCTGCTGCCCGGCGTGCTCACCCACGTCCACCTGCACGGCAGTGTGCAGCGGCGCAACGCCGCCACCAGCACGACCGACGTACGCGCGCAGTTGCGCGCCGCCGGCTACACCCGCGAGTTGGCACAGGCCACCGTGCGCGGCATGGAGAAGCTTGTCCGGCGGCTGGACCATCAGCAGCCGCCCACGCACTGGGTGGACTACCAGCGCACCTGCGGCTACTCCGGTGACGACCGGGCCGGCAAGGAGCGGTTCGTCAGCGCGGCGCTGGGCGTCGCCGGCCGGCGGCGGCTCGTGCTCGACCTGGGCGCCAACGACGGACGGTACGCTCGCCTCGCCGCCCGCCACGCCGACTACGTGGTGGCCGTCGAGCAGGACCCGGCGGTGCTCGACCGGCTGTACCGCACCCTGCGGGGCGAGGGTGAGCGGCGGGTACTGCCGCTGGTGATGGACCTCGCCGACCCGTCGCCCGGTGGCGGCTGGCGCGGGGTGGAGCGGGCCTCGTTCGCCGCCCGGGCCAGCGCGGACACCGTGCTCGCCCTGGCCCTGGTGCACCACCTGGCGATCGGGCGCAACGTGCCGCTGCCCGAGGTGGTGGCCTGCCTCGCCGGCTTCGTCGCGCCCGGCGGCCGGCTGGTGGTGGAATTCGTCCACCCCGACGACCCGATGGCCGCCCGGTTGCTGGCCAACAAGCCCGACGGAATCTTCCCCGGCTATCGCCGGGACGCCTTCGAGGCGCTGCTCGCCGCCCACGGCACCGTCGAGGATCGGCTGGAGCTGCCCTCGGGCACCCGCACCCTGTACCGGGTGGCCCGTTCGTGA
- a CDS encoding serine/threonine-protein kinase: MRRLDGRYRLEQRIGIGGMSEVWRAHDAVLDRPVAVKLLSPGQADWAASVERIRAEARSAARLVHPNVASVHDFGTCAATPGRELPYIVMELAEGQTLAAHLHAGPLDWRIAVRVCAEVSAALAAAHSHGIVHRDVKPANVMLTPAGVKVLDFGIATSAGAADTAPEGIVVGTPAYLAPEQLQRAPATPAADIYALGVLLYRCLAGRLPYPADNVTQLLGPHGRQPRARCPSCPACPPRWPTCAGAASPRTRSGDRAAWSPRCCSPRRWTPGCTCRCRSR, translated from the coding sequence ATGCGCAGGCTGGACGGGCGGTACCGGCTCGAACAGCGCATCGGCATCGGCGGCATGTCGGAGGTGTGGCGGGCACACGACGCGGTGCTGGACCGGCCGGTCGCGGTGAAGCTGCTGTCGCCGGGGCAGGCGGACTGGGCGGCGTCGGTGGAACGAATCCGGGCCGAGGCCCGCTCCGCGGCCCGCCTGGTCCATCCCAACGTGGCCAGCGTGCACGACTTCGGCACCTGCGCCGCGACGCCCGGGCGCGAGCTGCCGTACATCGTGATGGAGCTGGCCGAGGGGCAGACGCTCGCCGCCCATCTGCACGCCGGCCCGCTGGACTGGCGAATCGCGGTGCGGGTCTGCGCGGAGGTGAGCGCGGCGCTGGCCGCCGCCCACTCCCACGGCATCGTGCACCGCGACGTCAAGCCGGCCAACGTGATGCTCACCCCGGCGGGGGTGAAGGTGCTCGACTTCGGTATCGCCACCTCGGCCGGGGCCGCCGACACCGCACCCGAGGGCATCGTGGTCGGCACCCCCGCCTACCTGGCGCCGGAGCAGCTGCAACGGGCCCCGGCGACCCCGGCCGCCGACATCTACGCCCTCGGCGTGCTCCTCTACCGCTGCCTGGCCGGACGGCTGCCGTACCCGGCGGACAACGTCACCCAGTTGCTCGGCCCGCACGGGCGCCAGCCCCGCGCCCGCTGCCCGAGCTGCCCGGCCTGCCCGCCGAGGTGGCCGACCTGTGCCGGCGCTGCCTCACCGAGGACCCGGTCCGGCGACCGAGCAGCCTGGTCACCGCGCTGCTGCTCGCCGAGGCGGTGGACGCCCGGGTGTACGTGCCGATGCAGGAGCCGCTGA
- a CDS encoding ferredoxin reductase has product MRWQAARLVDRRVETSTAQTLVLEVPGWPAHLPGQHVDIRLTAPDGYQAARSYSLAAPADGDRIEVTVQRVPEGEVSPFLVDGYREGDPVEVRGPIGGWFVWRTQQTDPVLLVAGGSGVVPLMAMIRARRAAGNRTPFRLIYSVRTPADVFYAEELRRRVRDDAGLDVAYVYTREAPDGWRGEPHRLGLADVNNHGWPPALEPSVYVCGPTGFVEAVSDLLVGLGHPARRVRTERFGPTG; this is encoded by the coding sequence ATGCGCTGGCAGGCGGCCCGGCTGGTGGACCGCCGGGTGGAGACGTCGACCGCGCAGACGCTGGTGCTGGAGGTGCCCGGCTGGCCGGCACATTTGCCGGGTCAGCATGTCGACATCCGGCTCACCGCGCCCGACGGGTACCAGGCGGCCCGGTCGTACTCCCTGGCCGCCCCGGCGGACGGCGACCGGATCGAGGTGACCGTCCAGCGGGTGCCCGAGGGCGAGGTGTCGCCGTTCCTGGTGGACGGCTACCGCGAGGGCGACCCGGTCGAGGTACGCGGCCCGATCGGCGGCTGGTTCGTCTGGCGGACCCAGCAGACCGACCCGGTGCTGCTGGTCGCCGGCGGATCGGGGGTGGTGCCGTTGATGGCCATGATCCGGGCCCGGCGGGCGGCCGGCAACCGGACCCCGTTCCGGCTGATCTACTCCGTGCGCACCCCGGCCGACGTCTTCTACGCCGAGGAGTTGCGCCGCCGGGTCCGCGACGACGCGGGCCTCGACGTCGCGTACGTCTACACCCGAGAGGCACCCGATGGATGGCGTGGTGAGCCACACCGGCTCGGCCTCGCCGACGTCAACAACCACGGCTGGCCGCCGGCGCTGGAGCCGTCGGTGTACGTCTGCGGCCCCACCGGTTTCGTGGAGGCCGTCTCCGATCTGCTCGTCGGGCTGGGCCACCCGGCGCGGCGGGTCCGCACCGAACGCTTCGGCCCGACCGGCTGA
- a CDS encoding response regulator has product MGARTLAPVRILVVDDDPGDVLMIEEALATSDVEKVIDVVGDGQEAMEFLRREGRHGEAQRPDVILLDLNMPRKDGRQVLGEVKSDEDLRTIPIVVLTTSNADTDIISSYTLQANAYVTKPIDLDDFNDVVHRIDEFFGRVVVLPKRA; this is encoded by the coding sequence ATGGGCGCACGCACCCTTGCTCCGGTTCGCATCCTCGTGGTGGACGACGACCCGGGCGACGTGCTCATGATCGAGGAGGCGCTGGCGACCTCGGACGTCGAGAAGGTCATCGACGTGGTCGGCGACGGTCAGGAGGCGATGGAGTTCCTCCGCCGCGAGGGTCGGCACGGCGAGGCCCAACGCCCGGACGTGATCCTGCTCGACCTGAACATGCCCCGCAAGGACGGGCGTCAGGTGCTGGGCGAGGTGAAGAGCGACGAGGACCTGCGGACCATCCCGATCGTCGTGCTGACCACCTCGAACGCGGACACCGACATCATCAGCAGCTACACGCTTCAGGCCAACGCGTACGTCACCAAGCCGATCGATCTGGACGACTTCAACGATGTGGTGCACCGCATCGACGAGTTCTTCGGCCGGGTGGTCGTGCTGCCGAAGCGGGCCTGA
- a CDS encoding DUF6510 family protein, giving the protein MTALPYVDGNMLDGPLGEVFAVDLSTATARCAHCGTPGPVAGLRVYSHAPGLVARCPNCAQVMLRLVRAPDRAWLDLRGATFLRFPMPIERTP; this is encoded by the coding sequence ATGACCGCGCTGCCCTACGTGGACGGCAACATGCTCGACGGCCCGCTCGGGGAGGTGTTCGCGGTCGACCTGAGCACCGCCACCGCCCGGTGCGCCCACTGCGGCACTCCCGGCCCGGTGGCCGGGCTGCGCGTCTACTCGCACGCGCCCGGCCTGGTGGCCCGCTGCCCGAACTGCGCCCAGGTGATGCTGCGCCTGGTCCGGGCGCCGGACCGCGCCTGGCTCGATCTGCGCGGCGCCACCTTCCTGCGGTTCCCGATGCCGATCGAGCGCACCCCCTAG
- a CDS encoding sensor histidine kinase — translation MAVRRWLAGRSLRTRLVVTLVTLLALVSLAIGAFTTAALQQFLISRVDEQLLFTPGGRPSAPWEPGPGAGPWGDVRVPRGFPPGTISAQVVDGQVTEAWTLVGRQERSVPAGELSALAEVPTDGRPHSLDLGERGSYRLVARQSSVGTVRVLGVPLAGVRETVWWMVAAQAGVTVAGLLVAGAAGALIVRATLRPLRRVAATAGRVSELPLDRGEVALSERVPAADTDPRTEVGQVGSALNRMLGHVAAALAARQASETRVRQFVADASHELRTPLAAIRGYAEVARRGHDRVPPDVAHALRRVESESTRMTSLVDDLLLLARLDSGRPLAVEPVDLTALVVDAVSDAHVAGPEHRWQLDLPEEVIRVPGDPARLHQVLANLLANARVHTPAGSTVTTSLRLVGDAAELGVTDDGPGVPPDLRPEVFERFARGDGSRSRTHGSTGLGLAIVAAVVEAHHGTVSLDTRPGRTVFTVRLPDPTVDG, via the coding sequence ATCGCCGTGCGCCGGTGGCTCGCGGGCCGGTCGCTGCGGACCCGCCTGGTGGTCACCCTGGTCACCCTGCTCGCCCTGGTCAGCCTGGCCATCGGGGCGTTCACCACGGCCGCGCTGCAGCAGTTCCTGATCTCCCGGGTGGACGAGCAGCTGCTCTTCACCCCCGGCGGGCGGCCGAGTGCGCCGTGGGAGCCGGGGCCCGGCGCGGGACCGTGGGGCGACGTCCGCGTGCCGCGTGGCTTCCCGCCCGGCACGATCAGCGCCCAGGTGGTCGACGGCCAGGTCACCGAGGCGTGGACACTGGTCGGCCGCCAGGAGCGGTCCGTACCGGCCGGCGAGCTGAGCGCGCTGGCCGAGGTGCCCACCGACGGCCGCCCGCACAGCCTCGATCTCGGCGAGCGGGGCAGTTACCGGCTGGTGGCCCGGCAGTCGTCGGTGGGGACCGTGCGGGTGCTGGGCGTGCCGCTGGCCGGGGTGCGGGAGACCGTCTGGTGGATGGTGGCCGCGCAGGCCGGCGTCACGGTGGCCGGCCTGCTCGTCGCCGGTGCCGCCGGTGCGTTGATCGTCCGGGCCACGCTGCGCCCGCTGCGTCGGGTGGCCGCCACCGCCGGCCGGGTCAGCGAACTGCCGCTGGACCGGGGTGAGGTGGCGCTCTCCGAGCGGGTGCCGGCCGCGGACACCGACCCGCGTACCGAGGTCGGGCAGGTCGGTTCCGCGCTCAACCGGATGCTCGGGCACGTCGCCGCCGCCCTCGCCGCCCGGCAGGCCAGCGAGACCCGGGTACGCCAGTTCGTCGCCGACGCCAGCCACGAACTGCGGACACCCCTCGCCGCGATCCGCGGCTACGCCGAGGTGGCGCGCCGGGGTCACGACCGCGTCCCGCCCGACGTGGCCCACGCCCTGCGCCGGGTCGAGTCGGAGAGCACCCGGATGACCAGCCTCGTCGACGACCTGCTGTTGCTGGCCCGGCTGGACTCCGGCCGACCCCTCGCGGTCGAACCGGTCGACCTCACCGCGCTGGTCGTGGACGCGGTCAGCGACGCGCACGTGGCCGGTCCCGAGCACCGTTGGCAGCTCGACCTGCCCGAGGAGGTCATCCGGGTTCCCGGCGACCCGGCGCGGCTGCATCAGGTGCTGGCGAACCTGCTGGCCAACGCGCGGGTGCACACCCCGGCCGGGAGCACCGTCACCACCAGCCTGCGACTGGTCGGCGACGCCGCCGAACTCGGCGTCACCGACGACGGTCCGGGCGTGCCGCCCGACCTGCGGCCCGAGGTGTTCGAGCGCTTCGCCCGGGGCGACGGCTCCCGGTCCCGCACCCACGGCAGCACGGGCCTCGGCCTGGCCATCGTCGCCGCGGTGGTGGAGGCACACCACGGCACCGTCTCGCTCGACACCCGGCCCGGTCGGACCGTGTTCACCGTCCGACTGCCGGATCCCACCGTGGACGGGTAG
- a CDS encoding STAS domain-containing protein yields MAFTVTRVDHDDGGPVRLRLAGELDMSGAPQLDAAIDGLATAGERRLLVDLTDLTFCDSTGIAALVRGDSLAAGEGGWLRVTGATGRVERVLKLTGLAEVLGYGFDLVDPAGTDRPDMG; encoded by the coding sequence GTGGCGTTCACCGTCACGCGCGTCGATCACGACGACGGCGGCCCGGTCCGGCTCCGCCTGGCCGGCGAGCTCGACATGAGCGGCGCTCCCCAACTCGACGCCGCCATCGACGGGCTGGCCACGGCCGGGGAGCGCCGCCTGCTGGTCGACCTGACCGACCTCACGTTCTGCGATTCGACCGGCATCGCCGCCCTCGTTCGCGGCGACAGTCTCGCGGCGGGCGAGGGTGGGTGGTTGCGGGTCACCGGTGCGACCGGCCGGGTGGAGCGGGTGCTCAAGCTGACCGGCCTGGCGGAGGTGCTGGGGTACGGATTCGACCTGGTTGACCCGGCGGGCACCGACCGGCCGGATATGGGCTAG
- a CDS encoding NAD(P)/FAD-dependent oxidoreductase — translation MTKPRVVVVGAGFAGYHAAKTLSRLARDRAEVVLLNSTDYFLYLPLLPEVAAGVVEPGRIAVPLSGTLDGVRVVIGEADHVDLQNRWVGFTQPEGDRNRLAYDRLVLAVGSVNKLLPIPGVTEYAHGFRGLPEALYLHDHVIRQIELAEQVDDPAEQQARATFVVVGAGYTGTEVAAHGQLFTDELAAQHSRLKIRPKWMLLDVAPRVLPELDRRMSATADRVLRRRGVDVRMGTSVAVATSDGVKLTDGEYVSTCSLIWCVGVRPDPFVAELGLRTEKGRLVVDEYLNVPGFPEVYACGDAAAVPDLTRPGEICTMTAQHAQRQGKLAAHNIAASYGQGRRRPYKHHDLGWVVDLGGKQAAANPLKVPLSGLPAKAVTRGYHLLAMPGNRARVSADWLLDATLARPAAQLGLVPANAVPLESSSPETPARVR, via the coding sequence ATGACGAAGCCTCGTGTGGTGGTCGTGGGGGCCGGCTTCGCCGGTTACCACGCGGCGAAGACGTTGAGCCGGCTGGCCCGCGACCGGGCCGAGGTCGTCCTGCTGAACTCGACCGACTACTTCCTCTACCTGCCGCTGCTGCCGGAGGTGGCGGCGGGCGTGGTGGAGCCCGGTCGGATCGCCGTGCCGCTGAGCGGCACGCTGGACGGCGTGCGGGTGGTGATCGGCGAGGCCGACCACGTGGACCTGCAGAACCGTTGGGTCGGTTTCACCCAGCCGGAGGGCGATCGCAACCGGCTGGCGTACGACCGGTTGGTCCTGGCGGTCGGCAGCGTCAACAAGCTGCTGCCCATTCCCGGCGTGACCGAGTACGCGCACGGTTTTCGCGGCCTGCCCGAGGCGCTCTACCTGCACGACCACGTGATCCGGCAGATTGAGCTGGCCGAGCAGGTCGACGACCCGGCCGAGCAGCAGGCGCGGGCCACCTTCGTGGTGGTGGGTGCCGGTTACACCGGTACCGAGGTGGCCGCGCACGGCCAGTTGTTCACCGACGAGTTGGCCGCCCAGCACTCCCGCCTGAAGATCCGCCCGAAGTGGATGTTGCTGGACGTCGCCCCCCGGGTGCTGCCGGAGCTGGATCGGCGGATGTCGGCCACCGCCGACCGGGTGTTGCGGCGGCGGGGGGTGGACGTCCGGATGGGCACCTCGGTGGCGGTGGCGACCTCCGACGGTGTCAAGCTCACCGACGGCGAGTACGTGTCCACCTGCTCCCTGATCTGGTGCGTCGGCGTTCGCCCCGACCCGTTCGTCGCGGAACTGGGCCTGCGGACCGAGAAGGGGCGGCTGGTCGTCGACGAGTACCTCAACGTCCCCGGTTTTCCCGAGGTGTACGCCTGCGGCGACGCCGCCGCCGTGCCTGACCTGACCCGGCCCGGAGAGATCTGCACGATGACCGCCCAGCACGCCCAGCGCCAGGGCAAGCTCGCCGCGCACAACATCGCCGCCTCGTACGGGCAGGGGCGCCGCCGGCCCTACAAGCACCACGACCTGGGTTGGGTGGTCGACCTGGGCGGTAAGCAGGCGGCGGCGAACCCGCTCAAGGTGCCGCTGTCCGGCCTGCCGGCCAAGGCGGTGACCCGCGGCTACCATCTGCTGGCGATGCCCGGCAACCGGGCCAGGGTGAGCGCCGACTGGCTGCTCGACGCGACGCTGGCCCGGCCGGCGGCGCAGCTCGGGCTGGTTCCCGCCAACGCCGTGCCACTGGAGAGTTCCTCGCCCGAGACGCCCGCGCGGGTGCGCTGA
- a CDS encoding response regulator transcription factor — MTEGDAGLGRVELRRPDGGPVRVLVVDDEPTLTDLLSMALRYEGWQVRTAGDGMAAVRLARQFQPDAVVLDVMLPDLDGLQVLRKLREDQATVPVLFLTARDAVEERIAGLTVGGDDYVTKPFSLEEVIARLRALLRRSGFAVATRQDAVLTVGDLTMDEDSHEVCRDGQLITLTATEFELLRYLMRNPRRVLSKAQILDRVWNYDFGGQANVVELYISYLRKKIDAGRPPMIHTLRGAGYLLKPAQ, encoded by the coding sequence ATGACCGAGGGGGACGCCGGGCTGGGCCGCGTCGAGCTTCGCCGACCCGATGGCGGACCGGTCCGGGTGCTGGTCGTCGACGACGAGCCGACGCTGACCGACCTGTTGTCGATGGCGCTGCGCTACGAGGGTTGGCAGGTGCGCACGGCGGGCGACGGGATGGCGGCGGTACGCCTCGCCCGGCAGTTCCAGCCGGACGCGGTGGTGCTCGACGTGATGCTTCCCGACCTGGACGGCTTGCAGGTCCTGCGCAAGCTGCGGGAGGACCAGGCCACCGTGCCGGTGCTCTTCCTGACCGCCCGGGACGCGGTGGAGGAACGGATCGCCGGACTGACCGTGGGCGGCGACGACTACGTCACCAAGCCGTTCAGCCTGGAGGAGGTCATCGCCCGGCTGCGGGCGCTGCTTCGCCGCTCCGGCTTCGCCGTCGCCACCCGCCAGGACGCGGTGCTGACCGTCGGCGACCTCACCATGGACGAGGACAGCCACGAGGTGTGCCGGGACGGTCAGTTGATCACGCTCACCGCCACCGAGTTCGAGCTGCTGCGCTACCTGATGCGCAACCCGCGGCGGGTGCTGAGCAAGGCGCAGATCCTCGACCGGGTGTGGAACTACGACTTCGGGGGCCAGGCCAACGTGGTCGAGCTGTACATCTCGTACCTCCGTAAGAAGATCGACGCCGGCCGTCCGCCGATGATCCACACGCTGCGCGGGGCGGGGTACCTGCTCAAGCCGGCACAGTGA